The proteins below come from a single Osmerus mordax isolate fOsmMor3 chromosome 3, fOsmMor3.pri, whole genome shotgun sequence genomic window:
- the kdm8 gene encoding lysine-specific demethylase 8 isoform X2, which translates to MAELRSTIISALPQSEADFPLEFSDKVESSVVDLLKRSRQQLYSGTKGSLSGQNAQIILDFTWEKLNTGTWRDVAKEWRHVYSYGCLFKVASLCLEDPCHTIIQEAIRTCDMGLLMGSAILDNILQRFVNILQNEARKRHFIEEDLSKQVITKKMKSECLSMPLVKPTMAVPRRHCPSLESFNTSYLLPQTPVVLEGTIDHWPAFKDQPWSIEYLQTVAGCRTVPVEVGSRYTDEEWSQKLLTVNQFIDQYILVKDDGKGLGYLAQHQLFEQVPELKKDIRIPDYCSLGEGDEDDITINAWFGPGGTVSPLHQDPQQNFLAQVVGRKYIRLYSPEHTDKLYPHVSPLLHNTSQANVENPDMRQFPEFSKTPYLECILQPGDVLFIPVKYWHYVRSLELSFSVSFWWS; encoded by the exons ATGGCTGAGCTGAGGTCAACTATCATTTCTGCTTTGCCTCAAAGTGAAGCTGATTTTCCTCTGGAATTTAGTGACAAAGTGGAGTCCAGTGTTGTGGACTTGCTGAAGAGATCCAGACAGCAACTATACAGTGGAACTAAAGGCTCTCTCAGTGGACAAAATGCTCAGATCATTCTGGACTTTACATGGGAAAAGCTGAACACAGGAACCTGGCGTGATGTAGCTAAAGAGTGGAGGCATGTGTATTCATATGGCTGTTTGTTTAAAGTCGCATCCCTGTGCCTTGAGGATCCATGTCATACCATTATACAGGAGGCCATTAGGACCTGCGATATGGGCCTACTAATGGGATCAGCTATTCTGGACAATATTTTACAACGCTTTgtaaacattttacaaaatgAAGCAAGGAAGAGACACTTCATAGAGGAAGATCTAAGTAAACAGGTTATTACCAAG AAAATGAAGTCCGAATGCCTCTCCATGCCATTGGTCAAACCGACAATGGCCGTTCCAAGGAGACACTGTCCATCTTTAGAGAGTTTCAATACAAGTTACCTGCTTCCCCAAACACCTGTTGTACTAGAAGGGACTATAGATCACTGGCCAGCCTTCAAAGATCAACCTTGGAG TATAGAGTACCTGCAAACAGTTGCCGGTTGTCGAACTGTACCTGTTGAAGTGGGCTCAAGATATACTGACGAGGAGTGGTCACAGAAACTTCTTACAGTCAATCAATTTATTGATCAATATATTCTTGTAAAA GATGATGGTAAAGGATTGGGATATCTTGCTCAGCATCAGTTATTTGAGCAG GTCCCGGAGTTAAAAAAAGACATCCGTATACCTGACTACTGTTCCCTtggtgagggagatgaagatGACATCACCATAAATGCCTGGTTTGGGCCAGGGGGCACAGTGTCCCCCCTACACCAAGATCCACAACAGAATTTTTTGGCTCAG GTGGTTGGAAGAAAGTACATACGTCTCTACTCACCAGAGCACACAGATAAGCTCTATCCTCACGTGTCACCGCTCCTGCACAACACCAGTCAGGCAA ACGTTGAGAATCCAGACATGAGGCAGTTTCCAGAGTTTTCCAAAACTCCCTATCTAGAGTGTATTCTGCAGCCTGGAGATGTCCTGTTCATACCGGTCAAGTACTGGCACTATGTGCGATCTCTGGAGCTTAGCTTCTCTGTGAGCTTCTGGTGGTCATGA
- the kdm8 gene encoding lysine-specific demethylase 8 isoform X1 encodes MAELRSTIISALPQSEADFPLEFSDKVESSVVDLLKRSRQQLYSGTKGSLSGQNAQIILDFTWEKLNTGTWRDVAKEWRHVYSYGCLFKVASLCLEDPCHTIIQEAIRTCDMGLLMGSAILDNILQRFVNILQNEARKRHFIEEDLSKQVITKKMKSECLSMPLVKPTMAVPRRHCPSLESFNTSYLLPQTPVVLEGTIDHWPAFKDQPWSIEYLQTVAGCRTVPVEVGSRYTDEEWSQKLLTVNQFIDQYILVKDDGKGLGYLAQHQLFEQVPELKKDIRIPDYCSLGEGDEDDITINAWFGPGGTVSPLHQDPQQNFLAQVVGRKYIRLYSPEHTDKLYPHVSPLLHNTSQVDVENPDMRQFPEFSKTPYLECILQPGDVLFIPVKYWHYVRSLELSFSVSFWWS; translated from the exons ATGGCTGAGCTGAGGTCAACTATCATTTCTGCTTTGCCTCAAAGTGAAGCTGATTTTCCTCTGGAATTTAGTGACAAAGTGGAGTCCAGTGTTGTGGACTTGCTGAAGAGATCCAGACAGCAACTATACAGTGGAACTAAAGGCTCTCTCAGTGGACAAAATGCTCAGATCATTCTGGACTTTACATGGGAAAAGCTGAACACAGGAACCTGGCGTGATGTAGCTAAAGAGTGGAGGCATGTGTATTCATATGGCTGTTTGTTTAAAGTCGCATCCCTGTGCCTTGAGGATCCATGTCATACCATTATACAGGAGGCCATTAGGACCTGCGATATGGGCCTACTAATGGGATCAGCTATTCTGGACAATATTTTACAACGCTTTgtaaacattttacaaaatgAAGCAAGGAAGAGACACTTCATAGAGGAAGATCTAAGTAAACAGGTTATTACCAAG AAAATGAAGTCCGAATGCCTCTCCATGCCATTGGTCAAACCGACAATGGCCGTTCCAAGGAGACACTGTCCATCTTTAGAGAGTTTCAATACAAGTTACCTGCTTCCCCAAACACCTGTTGTACTAGAAGGGACTATAGATCACTGGCCAGCCTTCAAAGATCAACCTTGGAG TATAGAGTACCTGCAAACAGTTGCCGGTTGTCGAACTGTACCTGTTGAAGTGGGCTCAAGATATACTGACGAGGAGTGGTCACAGAAACTTCTTACAGTCAATCAATTTATTGATCAATATATTCTTGTAAAA GATGATGGTAAAGGATTGGGATATCTTGCTCAGCATCAGTTATTTGAGCAG GTCCCGGAGTTAAAAAAAGACATCCGTATACCTGACTACTGTTCCCTtggtgagggagatgaagatGACATCACCATAAATGCCTGGTTTGGGCCAGGGGGCACAGTGTCCCCCCTACACCAAGATCCACAACAGAATTTTTTGGCTCAG GTGGTTGGAAGAAAGTACATACGTCTCTACTCACCAGAGCACACAGATAAGCTCTATCCTCACGTGTCACCGCTCCTGCACAACACCAGTCAG GTAGACGTTGAGAATCCAGACATGAGGCAGTTTCCAGAGTTTTCCAAAACTCCCTATCTAGAGTGTATTCTGCAGCCTGGAGATGTCCTGTTCATACCGGTCAAGTACTGGCACTATGTGCGATCTCTGGAGCTTAGCTTCTCTGTGAGCTTCTGGTGGTCATGA